CAGGTAGAGGGGTGGGGCTCTGGGTGGGACAGCCCAGGATTAAttagagggagaaggggagaggggctgggCCTACTTGGCCCACAGAAGTTCCAGGAGACTGTGAAGTGGGATGCCATGGGCCGGGGCTTGAATTCTACCAGACTCAGGCGCCAAAAACGACGCTTACGACTTCGGAAGCCCAGGCGGCAGCCGGAGGTGAGTGGCCATCGGGGATGTGACTCCCACCCGTCAGCCCGCCCGTCTGGCCTGGAACCttcactctttctgcttcttacAGACTCTCCTTTTTTGCTGTCCTGTCTGCCTTAGACAGACTGGCCTCTTTCGATCTGGGTGACCCTCCCTCCATCCTGGTCTCCGAGTTGCTCCAATCTTAGGTGGCTTCCTGTCTTTCCCCTCCCcacagaggctgcagcaggagaatCATGAACTCCGCCGAGGACTGGCAGCCCGGGGTGCTGAGTGGGAGGCCAGAGCTGTGGAGCTGGAGGGAGACGTGGAGGCCTTGCGGGCCCAGCTTGGGGAACAACGGTCAGAGCAGCAGGACAGTGGTCGAGAGCGGGCGAGGGCGCTCAGTGAGCTCAGCGAGCAAAACCTGAGACTCAGCCAGCAGCTGGCCCAGGTAGAATGGCCCCGGCCCTGGAGAGGACCGATGCGCAGGCCCTCAGTGGGGGCGGGCAGACTGGGTTGGTGTTGAACCCAGACGGCTCCATTGTCAGCCCCGCCTCCCCAGGCCTCCAGGACCGAGCAGGAACTGCAGCGGGAGCTGGACACCCTTCGGGGGCAGTGTCAGACTCAGGCCCTGGCAGGGGCCGAGCTGCGGGCACGGCTCGAGAGTCTGCAGGCAGAGGTGAGTAGCAGCTGGGGCTGGCTCCCTGAGACCGGCccagcagccccccaccccagcctctggctcATCTCGGACACCTGTCCCCAGAACCAGATGCTGCAGGACCGCAGGCAGGACCTAGAGGCCCAGATCCGAGGGCTCCGTGAAGAAGTGGACAAAGGCCAAAGCAGGCTACAGAGCACCCATGAAGAGTTGCTGCTACTCCGTCGGGAGAGGAAAGAGCACAAGCTGGAGGTaatgaggggtggggggggggtgcggtgggggtggggcagccagCCAGGCCCTTGGCAATGTCTCAGGACTTTCTGGGAGATGAGGCCAGTGAAATCACCAAGAGAGAAGCAAGTGGGACCCTGAGGGCGAGTCGGAACCAAGAAAGAGTGCCTTGTGAGGGAGACTGCATCAGAGCCGGGCAAATGCAAGTCTGGGACTGGCTGAGGTCAGAGCTCAGGACAGAAACCTGGTCTGGGGTGATGGACACGGTGAAAAACAGTGAAAACGAAGGACAGTCTGAGTTCAGATGGTTTGGCTTCTCAGCCccaccctgcctcagtttccccacttgtGAAATGGGGTGGTATTACATACCTCAAAGGACTGTGGTGAGGGTGTGAGACTCAGAAGGATCAATAAACGCTAGATCAAAGCAGTGAGTGGACTAGAAGGAAGGCTGTGCAGGGGGAGGGGACACTGAGATGACCTGATGGGGCAGAGGACGATGCCAGGCACGCCCTGTTTTATAGGTGAGGAAATTGGTGCCTGCAGAGGGGAGGTGTGTATTCCAGGTTGCTCTGTAATTCAGGAGAGGGGCCGGCTCCCCACCAGGGAGCAGACCTGGCAGTGCTCGGCCCTCGGGCGCCCCCTGTGGGCCCACCGCAGAGCGCAGGCTTCCTGCTGACAGCTGGCATGATCTGTCTGACCTGCAGCTGGAACGCGCTCGCTTCGAGGCTGGAGAGGCGCTGAGCACGCTGCGGAGGCTGCAGCGTCGGGTCTCGGAGCTGGAGGAGGAGTCGCGACTCCAGGACGCCGATGTGTCGGGCGCCTCCCTGCAGACCGAGCTTGCCCACAGCCTTGACGACGACCAAGACCAGCTTGTCAATGAGTGTGAAGGCGCCCAGGTGAGCTTTCAGCCTACCAGCCAAGCATTAGAATAACCAATGAGGGATGCAGGCTCTGCCCCTCCTTTCCCCGGAGGTTTCATGCAGCACTGATAATTTCCCTTGGCCTACAGACCATCTTGTCTCTGGAGACCCAAGAGGTGTCCAGTCCCCAGCCTTCAATCCAGGAAGAGAGCTTGGAGCCCCCCAAGAAGCGAGCATCCCTGAGCCCAGCAGAGATACTGGAGcagaaggaggcagaagtagCCAGGCTACAGGATGAGGTTGGAGAGGGCCCAAGATGtccagttctttcccatctccacTGTCCAACCCCGAGCTCCCCAGTGAACCTGTAGTTTTTACCCCGAGCTGGCCTGTACCTCCAGGAAGCGTTCTGGGCTCCACCGTCCTCCCTAAGCGcctcccttcatcccttctgTTGAAGGCTTACcctacaccccccacacacacaccccagtctgACTCAGACGGAGTTGCCTGCGGTGTTTACGGAGCAGGCACAGGTTCGGGGGAGAGCACGTTGTCCAGTCTACCTTCTTCCCTGGCCTGCAGATCGTGCTGCACCGCACAGAGCTACAGACCCTACGGGATGAGCTGCTACGACAGAGGGAGCTGAGGGCGCAGGACGATCCCGAGGAAGCCCTGAGCTGTGCACTCTCTGACCGGGACGAAGCAGTGAACAAGTGAGCCTGGCATTCTCACCCCCTCCTCAGCCAGGATTGCTCTCTGGTCTCTTCTGGGCCCCTATTTCCACCGTCCTAACGAGTATAAGCTCCATCTTATCTCAGAAGCTTCAGCCTTCCTTAATTTCGATGTTAGTGGCCCCCCAGTGACCTTGGACCCTATTCTCTCCCCCTTCTACTCTTAGGGTCCTGACGCTGTCACTGGAGCTCAGTCGAGTCTCGCTAGAGCGCGACTCTTTGTCCCGGGAACTGATGCGAGCCATCCGCCAGAAGGTGGCGCTGACGCAGGAGCTCGAGGCTTGGCAGGTGAGAGGGCGGGCCCTGAATAGGGCTTGGCTAGGCATCCTGACCGGACCTCACCTCCACGCTGACCCATACCCACCCTGCTCTCCCTCCTGCAGGACGACATGCAGGTGGTGATTGGACAGCAGCTGCGCTCCCAGCGCCAGAAGGAGCTCAGTGAGGCTGCAGCAGCTCGTCAACGCACCAAGACTGGCTTTTCACTACGCCTGGGATCTGGGCAGAGTGGAGGCTTTCTAAGCAACCTCTTCCGAAGGACATGAGGGCTGGCGGCTGG
This Peromyscus leucopus breed LL Stock chromosome 8b, UCI_PerLeu_2.1, whole genome shotgun sequence DNA region includes the following protein-coding sequences:
- the Bicdl2 gene encoding BICD family-like cargo adapter 2 gives rise to the protein MDSAGGPSFPSGILSGGASPSGDEGFFPFVLERRDSFLGGGPGPEEPEDLALQLQQKEKDLLLAAELGKMLLERNEELRRQLETLNTQHLEHEERLQQENHELRRGLAARGAEWEARAVELEGDVEALRAQLGEQRSEQQDSGRERARALSELSEQNLRLSQQLAQASRTEQELQRELDTLRGQCQTQALAGAELRARLESLQAENQMLQDRRQDLEAQIRGLREEVDKGQSRLQSTHEELLLLRRERKEHKLELERARFEAGEALSTLRRLQRRVSELEEESRLQDADVSGASLQTELAHSLDDDQDQLVNECEGAQTILSLETQEVSSPQPSIQEESLEPPKKRASLSPAEILEQKEAEVARLQDEIVLHRTELQTLRDELLRQRELRAQDDPEEALSCALSDRDEAVNKVLTLSLELSRVSLERDSLSRELMRAIRQKVALTQELEAWQDDMQVVIGQQLRSQRQKELSEAAAARQRTKTGFSLRLGSGQSGGFLSNLFRRT